One Peterkaempfera bronchialis DNA window includes the following coding sequences:
- a CDS encoding VOC family protein, with translation MVGRIDELVIDCAEPAALVRFWAAVLGGRPVDREPDWSYVDPPDGQPRLAFQRVPEPRPTGKNRLHLDICVEDIEQARDELLARGARAVGGVRMDDQGAFQVMQDPEGNEFCLVR, from the coding sequence GTGGTGGGACGAATCGACGAACTCGTCATCGACTGCGCCGAGCCGGCCGCACTGGTGCGCTTCTGGGCTGCGGTGCTCGGCGGCCGGCCGGTGGACCGGGAGCCCGACTGGTCGTATGTGGACCCGCCGGACGGGCAGCCCAGACTGGCCTTCCAGCGGGTGCCGGAGCCCAGGCCCACCGGTAAGAACCGCCTCCATCTGGACATCTGCGTCGAGGACATCGAGCAGGCCCGGGACGAGCTGCTGGCGCGCGGCGCCCGGGCGGTCGGCGGGGTGCGGATGGACGACCAGGGGGCTTTCCAGGTGATGCAAGACCCCGAGGGCAACGAGTTCTGCCTGGTGCGTTAG
- a CDS encoding isocitrate lyase/PEP mutase family protein, with protein MTSSLHDSAVLLRSLHVPGRPLILPNAWDVATARLAEDAGASAIATTSAGAAWALGAADGDRLDRDRALDLVARIAAAVEVPVTADIESGYADEPDGVGETVRGVLAAGAVGINLEDARYDDDAPLRAPAKQAERIAAARAAADAAGVPLYLNARIDTYLRQVGDPATRLRDTLDRAAVYLAAGADGVFVPGVLDPEVLSALVAGVDAPLNVLVGPGAPAVPALAALGVARVSAGSSIAVAAYALAARSARELLTDGTTTSLTGDLGYADLNALLARP; from the coding sequence ATGACCAGCTCACTCCACGACAGTGCCGTGCTCCTCCGCTCCCTCCATGTCCCCGGTCGGCCGCTGATCCTGCCCAACGCCTGGGATGTGGCCACCGCCCGCCTGGCCGAGGACGCCGGGGCGTCCGCCATCGCCACCACCAGCGCCGGTGCCGCCTGGGCGCTGGGCGCCGCCGACGGCGACCGGCTGGACCGCGACCGCGCCCTGGACCTGGTCGCCCGGATCGCCGCCGCCGTCGAGGTACCCGTCACGGCCGACATCGAGAGCGGCTATGCCGACGAGCCGGACGGCGTCGGGGAGACCGTACGTGGGGTGCTCGCCGCCGGGGCCGTGGGCATCAATCTGGAGGACGCCCGCTACGACGACGACGCACCGCTGCGGGCCCCGGCGAAGCAGGCCGAGCGGATCGCCGCCGCCCGCGCCGCCGCCGACGCGGCCGGAGTCCCGCTCTACCTCAACGCCCGGATCGACACCTATCTGCGGCAGGTCGGCGACCCCGCCACCCGGCTGCGGGACACCCTGGACCGGGCCGCCGTCTATCTGGCGGCGGGCGCCGACGGGGTGTTCGTCCCCGGCGTCCTCGACCCGGAGGTCCTCTCCGCCCTGGTGGCCGGGGTGGACGCCCCGCTCAATGTGCTGGTCGGGCCGGGCGCCCCAGCCGTTCCCGCGCTGGCCGCCCTCGGCGTGGCCCGGGTCAGCGCCGGGTCCTCCATCGCGGTGGCCGCCTATGCGCTGGCCGCCCGCAGCGCCCGTGAACTCCTCACGGACGGCACCACCACCTCCCTCACCGGCGACCTCGGCTACGCCGACCTCAACGCCCTGCTCGCCCGCCCCTGA
- a CDS encoding methylated-DNA--[protein]-cysteine S-methyltransferase, with product MAVSWASVAAPEPLGGVSVAVTAAGAAAVAFSAQPPDEVPARLATAPPADAQRTALVARQVGEYLAGRRRVFDFPVDWSLTSGPQRTVLQALHRAVGYGRTVTYGELAAGSGVYDAVPTGERWAAAREVGQIMGSNPVALIVPCHRVVASDGLGGYGGGYGGVEVKRWLLTLEGVLAPTLDWSGPA from the coding sequence ATGGCCGTCAGCTGGGCGAGCGTGGCAGCGCCGGAGCCGCTGGGCGGGGTGAGCGTGGCCGTGACCGCCGCCGGGGCCGCCGCGGTGGCGTTCTCGGCGCAGCCGCCGGACGAGGTACCGGCCCGGCTGGCGACGGCGCCGCCCGCCGATGCCCAGCGGACCGCGCTGGTGGCACGCCAGGTCGGCGAGTATCTGGCGGGGCGGCGGCGGGTCTTCGACTTCCCGGTCGACTGGAGCCTCACCTCGGGCCCGCAGCGCACGGTGCTCCAGGCGCTGCACCGCGCCGTCGGCTACGGCCGCACGGTGACCTACGGGGAACTGGCGGCGGGCAGCGGGGTGTACGACGCCGTGCCGACCGGGGAGCGGTGGGCGGCGGCCCGCGAGGTGGGCCAGATCATGGGGTCCAACCCGGTCGCGCTGATCGTGCCGTGCCACCGGGTGGTCGCCTCGGACGGGCTGGGCGGCTACGGCGGCGGCTACGGCGGGGTGGAGGTCAAACGCTGGCTGCTGACCCTGGAGGGGGTACTGGCGCCCACCCTGGACTGGAGCGGCCCGGCCTGA
- a CDS encoding 2-hydroxymuconate tautomerase, producing MPLIQVKQIAGRTAEQKREIVRELTEAYVRATGVKPENIWVTIDEIPAENWATGGTPIADRTA from the coding sequence GTGCCCCTGATCCAGGTCAAGCAGATCGCCGGCCGTACCGCCGAGCAGAAGCGCGAGATCGTCCGCGAGCTCACCGAAGCCTATGTACGGGCCACCGGCGTCAAGCCGGAGAACATCTGGGTGACCATCGACGAGATCCCGGCGGAGAACTGGGCCACCGGCGGCACCCCGATTGCCGACCGCACCGCCTGA
- a CDS encoding YiaA/YiaB family inner membrane protein, which translates to MSASMQPRTTAAYYLQAVISFALSGTALAVGIAYLPVDAWMRAFLAVGLLYVITSAFTLAKCVRDRQESADMVSRVDQARLEKLLAEHDPFKTDL; encoded by the coding sequence ATGAGTGCATCGATGCAGCCGCGCACCACTGCCGCCTACTACCTGCAGGCGGTCATCTCCTTCGCGCTCTCCGGCACCGCGCTGGCCGTGGGGATCGCCTATCTGCCGGTGGACGCCTGGATGCGGGCCTTCCTCGCCGTCGGCCTGCTCTATGTGATCACCTCGGCGTTCACCCTGGCCAAGTGCGTACGGGACCGGCAGGAGAGCGCGGACATGGTCAGCCGGGTCGACCAGGCGCGGCTGGAGAAGCTGCTTGCCGAGCACGACCCGTTCAAGACCGACCTCTGA
- the tatA gene encoding Sec-independent protein translocase subunit TatA: protein MRNGLEPWHLILVLVVVVLLFGSKKLPEIARGLGKSMRILKAETKAMRDEAPTVERVTASEQPSAMPTAATPAAEAEAEEQPQRKAS, encoded by the coding sequence TTGAGGAATGGACTGGAACCGTGGCACCTGATCCTGGTGCTGGTCGTGGTCGTCCTGCTGTTCGGCTCCAAGAAGCTTCCGGAGATCGCGCGCGGGCTGGGCAAATCGATGCGCATCCTCAAGGCCGAGACCAAGGCCATGCGCGACGAAGCCCCGACGGTGGAGCGCGTGACCGCCTCCGAGCAGCCGTCGGCCATGCCCACGGCCGCCACCCCTGCGGCCGAGGCCGAGGCTGAGGAGCAGCCGCAGCGCAAGGCGTCCTGA